The genomic interval ggagtaggagcttcactCGGAAAGTATTCTGCAACTAATGGTTTGATTGCTTTTGAAATCTCCGATTCTGATGCATAACATGCCAACTCAACTGGTAAAAATCTCAATATAAACCTGGAAGACAAAGTTTGGAATTTGAATAAGTTTGGTCCTTTTATAGTGTTTACCAACAAAATTAGCAAAAATTGAGATGGTATGAAAAATGGACCTTGACATATGCTTCCTTGTCGAAGCAATTCTAGTCATCATGTATTGCACAATTTTACTAGGACCAGGCTCTCCAGCTCGTTTGTGCATTTGAATAAAGATGACACCATTACAACCAGAGTCAAGGCTCACAAAGTGCCTCTGTTTTTAAAATGCAAAGATAAAAAATTAAcataacaaacaaaaaaaaaaaacaaattctaaAGCATCAAAGAAACATGAACATAAGTTAGGACAACAAACAACCAGCCTCAGGATATGAAGGATCTAATACACCTAGAAGAAACCCAAATTGAGACCTAGAGCTTACAAAGGATTCTAGTCAgaagagaatatatatatataattcaataaAACTACAGTCACAATCTCTGACATAGATTAGTAATGAAAAGGAACCCTATTAATGAAACCCCAGTTCAAGTGCATGGTGCATGGATTAAAATGTCGTCCAAAAAGAGATTGATGGATGTATGTCATTTTTTGCCATAGTGGATATACTTCATTATGTGCTGGCTGGACCATATAATGGAGAGACTGAGATTGAATTTTGGAATACAGCTTTAGCAATTTACAGGATGGACAAAAATAATGCTATATTGAAGATTATGTCTTAGACTAACATTCTTCAGAAAAATAGAAATTGATAAATCCAGTAACTTTTCCAAACAAATTATCATTGGAATGTTTGAGGTCCAAAAAAAAGgtttttaagaagtaaagatgcATGAAGTACAGGCAGCAATTAATTAGCACGGACATCAGCAAACAAGGCAGTAATAAAGAAGCATGTAAAGGTCAATTGAGATATCAATTGAAATTAAAGATCATGATTTGAGAGAGTACGACACTAATAAGCTCGATTCTAACTTCCTGATTGTACCATCTTTGAATTTTCTGAGCAAATCAGTATAGCAACAGGATAAGATAGATTTAAAAGTAATAATCAAATTGAAATAAACCTTCTTCCTATCTCCTAGCTCCTTGAGCTCCTCTTCAATCAACTCATCAATAGGTTTATCCTCTTGTTTTCGTGCATCTGCATCTACTCGTTGCTTCTTAGATGGTATCTCCTCCCTTTCATTGGCAAGTTCTGGGATTTCCAATTCTTCACCGTCATGGGGGACAGCGGGGGCATCTTCTTTGTCCTTCCTCGTTTGCAGGTCTTCCTGGTCTTGTGGGCAAGCAGTTGGTTCTTCCGCATGAGCATCATCTTCTTCATCACTAGAAGAATCAGAATCactaaatttaatttttgtatTTAGTGGTTTGCTAGGAACAGCACTAGATTTCGCATTCGACTCTTTCCCATGCACTAACTCTTCATAAAACTGCACATTGAAGGAAAGCAATCCTACATTAGACCACACATCCATGGATTGCTATGCAACAACAAAGGCCAAAAAGCAGACACAAAAATAAGATGAGAAAGCTCTAATCTTTAATGCTACATAAATACAGTTAACCTAGATATAAAACCTAGGTGGAACCCAATTCAGAGGAGAACAAGAACGAACAGTCTCCAGGAGATTAAGGGCTTCATTTGCCGCCTGGCGCTCCCTCCCTCCGTCGCAAGTAAGGAAAAAACCTTGCACACCTGGACGCAGCGGATATAATCCCTTCCTGACGGATTTCTGCGCGGCAACGGTACAGATCATCGAACACAAAGTTCAGTTGATGATGCATGAGGAGGAGAGAAAGGTAAAAGAAGGTTAAAAGGTGGAGGAGAGAAGATTTACCCCATGGGGAAGgtacttcctcttcttccctttgcttccGTGGACGCTAGCCTTGTTGCTGTCCGCCATggccgctctctctctctcttctctggaAGACCAGTGGCGTTGTCGAGATTTAAACCCTAGGATCGAACCGCCGCAGGTAGTGGGCGAGTGGATCCCGGTTCACCGAACCCGGTTTAGATAAAGGCGGTTCAACTTGATTTTCTACCATCGTGGTCCGTAAAGGAGGAGAAAATCAAAATTGCATTTTTTAGAGGACCAACATAGAGTAAATTAACAACAAACTACAGGGACCAAATTGAATTTTTTTGCTTCTAAAATCGCTCGTCCGATTCGTGGGCGAATAATGGAAGGGCAATCGATGGCGGCGGCGGAGGCCGGGAAGGCTACTTCGGACATGGAAGAGGTCCTCAAGCCCTTCTTCCAAAGGGCTTCTGAAGCTGAGGTACTCTTCTCCATTTCTGCTCTCTTCATCGATCGGAGTCCCCTCTCGGTTTTCGTCCTCTAGAAGTGTTTTTTTTAAGCAACAATTGGGGGAAAAAACTCGATTTTTTGAGCGAcactaattattttttttggaaaacatGGCTCCGATTCTTGTTTTCTCCCCCACGACATGATCTGTCTGAGTCATATTTAGCATGACCTAATAGAGTTGTTTGACATCATTTACTCTTCTCAGTTTACTTGTATCTCCATTTTTCATACTGTTTGATGGTTAGCGATATACTTCTGTGCTATCAGGAGTTCACTGAAGTAATTGATTGTAGTTTCCTTTTGCAAGGACTGTGCACCAGCTGCTCCTTCTCATGTTTGGTGGCACCTTTTAGGTCAACAAAGTTACACCTTCAACTATTAACACGTTATAGAAAGTGGGAAAAAGTTATAGTGCTAATGAAATTAGTACCAGGAGTCTTGTAAGTGATTTCTTAATATCTAAGGCCATTAACTGCTAGGAGGACTGTTAATTGGCATAGAACTTATTGGAATATCACAGACTAGTTAATTCCTTTGCTAACTTTGGTTTTGTACGTGTAGAATAATCATATAGACAAAATTTCCACTTTTTTTCTTCAACTACTATTTTTGGGCTATTTAAGCACTGTTTTAGCCTTCAAACTGTATATATTAGTGCCTAGATGACATCCTAATTACCTATTGGTTCTCAAATAGATATGCTTACTAGAATTTCACAGTATCATTAGTGCAAATCATCATCATCTTCCTTGAGTCATGTTGTTATACCTCAATACTTCCAACTATATAAGAATACTTCCCTACCCTTTTTTTCAACAAAATACATCACATAGAAATAATATTCTTAAAACATCCAAAAGTAGTTGCATCACAATAGCGCAATGGAAATTATCTATTTAACTTGAAACTGTTCTAGTTTACAATATTTCCTTCACCTAATGCGTTCCATATACTTTCGGATGCTCCAACATGGTTCATCTAATGATTACATTCTTCTACCATTTTTTTCAACTCTTTTTGATAAACTCTACAGAATAATTTTCTTGCATTTCGTGATAGCACCATTCGTTTGTTATGTGGTAATTAAGAGACACTTGAGCATCATCTGTACTTGGGACATGATTTGCTCTAACCAAGGGTGCAACTAGTTGTCATGGGTCTTGCCTTTACTGGAAAATAATTACTCAAGACATCACTAATTTTCATCTATGTTATCACTGTAATACATTTTTCTCATACTATATGCCGAATCATAGATAGACATCTTTGCGATAGGATTCTTACTCCTTCGGTTGACAGAACTGTCCTATTCTCACTTCTCGGGCGGCCAATTTGTCCATTTTCTTCCTCTGAGTTTAtctcattttctttcttttttccgaCTCTACCTATTTATATCTCCTTAAATGATACATTGGTAAAGAACTTGGAATGCCTGTCCTTGACCACCACTTTTTTTTACAGGATCGATTAGCAAAGTTGGAGGCCTTGCTTGCCAGGAAAGGTATGGTTAAATTATCTCAGGAACTAGGTTCAAATTGTATTCATGTGAAACTACTAATTATGTTAGGCGAGACGGATGGTGGATGCGCAAACATGGAAATATCATCCATCATCATTAATGATTTCCAGTCGAAGCTAGAAGCTGCACAGGCTGAATTAGCAAGTGAAAGAGACAAGGTTGTTGTATTACTCAAATTGCTTCTTAAACATGATAGCAATATTTCGATTACAAGCTTACGCATCGACTCGCAGGCCGCAAAGGAAATACAAAAACTTACAGCAGAAAACCGGAAACTTCAATATCGGATCACTCATCTAATTAGTGCAGTGAAGGATGCTGATGCCAAATTGACAACTTAAGTGGTGGTTTGCAACATAATTTCTAACCTTTTCTCTATAGATTACAGATTTATGAGTTACAATTTATGTACCTTTTAAGCTTGTGTTACAGAATATCCGTTTGGTTTTTGGTTTGTGATAACTTTTATTTTGACTTTGGAAAGATTTTTCTCTTCTTTTGACAAAAAACAAATCTTCATATAATTGTAGTGTATTGATTATGGTTGTCTCGAGCATTTGAGATTGAacatttaaattatatattttttccataAAGTTTTTTTAGAAAGATTATATCAATGTCACAATGCTTGAAAGAATGGCTGTTTGAGAAATTGGATTAGCATttgtaaatataataaaatagtaaCTTTTGTGAATTAATTATttctgaattttttaaattattttatataacatATATTTAGTTTATATGAATTAGTATATgttaaaatttatgaaaatattttacaaattataATTAGTTTTGTatgaaataatataatttttcagaTAGATTTAAATGTAAGATAAAATGGAAAAGTTCACTTCAGAAAACGTTAAAATGATTTAAtgattactatttttttaatggTGCCCAGAATTAATTAATGTTAATTGATTCGGCGGTTGGAATAGGGGATCcttattttgaggggtcaacgtcacgtggaagttaAAGGGCCCGGTgatcgaccggagaaggatgggccgacctcccggccggtcgATCGATGAATGatcgatggcaaaaggcgccccgacaggagtcggggttccggcgctcgattgaacagtaacgaaaggccaagcggaagtcatgctcgggcgaagacataaggtaacataTTGTTAGCAGTCCATACATAGCACCTCaccgaggatctccccagcataccgatgccTATGGAGGCCtggacgtgatgtgagtgtcgTCCGGCCGGCCAGACGGACGCCTCGGCATGgggtagggagagaaggacaaggaccatcttatgacagctgtcaagtcctatgactaggtcATACTCTAAATCTGTCGACAAGGTGTTctactgtcccatcgaagacgtgcccggactgtagcagtatggtgtcaggtaaactttctgacaaacacataccgagatATAGGCTGAGGACATGTATtagcctcggtaggtgtgcgtgagctctttcatcgctctatataaggagtcttatacttcgccggaggtacgcgagatacgatttttggagccacttctttatTGTCGagctttacctgacttgagcgtcggagggtcgtcgccgggaaccccttcccggcccgactttgtgCAGGTTCAGGGCCGTCTCAACCCTTCTTAAGGCCCTAGGCAGAAAAAATAAGACcttagtatttttaaaataaatattattagcgatgtttaattttattagttatagtAAAAAGTAAAAGTTGTCACCCTAGCAGTTTAACACGACTAATTTTACGATTATATGAGGAGGTAAATCAGGAAGCTGTAGTTGACTATTGTGGGAAGAGCATTTTTTCAGCTTTATCGAGATTCAACCTCTTGTCCATTGTGCATTAGTCAACTCAACCATGTCCCGAGcatgatatttaattttattagtaaaatttaaaagaataatttcatatattgtcaataataatttatacaatTGAAAGTAGTGACAAATCATGTATCAATAACTTTATTTTGCATCAAACTTCACTTCTTtattagttaaattttaaaaataaaaatatttatgttaactaATTTGGAAACgagtaataaattattataatattattaatatatatttttattgctAATTAAAAACATATCAATCAATTTTGAGGAAAGAAAGTCTTGacacaataataaaattattatatgtaACCAAGAGAATATGTTTGAGTGTTGGATTTGTATAGTCTCATATTGTAAAATACATGGAAATGATTAGGGTTTATAAAGAAAAAAGATAATTCTATTGGCATGAGATTTTTTGGGGAGAGCACAAGTGCTAAACCATGAGGACTTAAGTCCAAAGTGAGAAATATTATGCAATTATGGAAATATCTaattttttcgatcctacaagtggtatcagagcctagacAACTAGAAGGTTTAACTGCACAAGAATTCTATCATAGTAGGATATTAGAGGGAGCTTCATAAATCAAATTAtatctttttattaattttaattttaataaagtattaagaaaatttatttaatgaaaAATAGTTAACTAGTCAAGATCAACGGTGAAAatcagagaaaaaaaataaaaacgatCTAGATTTTaatctattaaaaattaaaaattattgattaaatctaaacaaatttaaaattactgacaaaatataatttaactagcaaaaaaaattaatattatcaaTAAATATAAATCTCAACTAAATTTATTTTAcgcataattttaaatatttaataaactactttatttatatatatatatgaaatttggTGGGCCCCAATATAATAGGGGCCCTAGACATCGGCCTTAATGGCTTATGCCTTGAGCCGGCCCTATACAGGTTTATCGGAGGTTCGTGCGATCAGATAGAGACCTACGTCATCGactcagagagcgccacgtgcccagtatccattgattcagcattcggacaggatcattaatATATAttgaagttttttattttattgttaaaatttttaaatattctgTTATCTATTTTAGTCAAcgctataataataaaataaaattttaaagtgtTTTTATATCGATTAAGTTTTggagatattttaaaaaatgattattcctaatgatttaaaaaaaaaaaattaaaatatgaataataatatAAGTTTTCTTGTTGCTGATAAAAAAGGAATAACGTCGCCGACTTCGTAGCGGAACGGACGGCAAATGGTTGAAGAAACCCAAAATTTGAACCCCAAAGATCGATACGTCTACCTCCGACGGCGATCCGTTCGCCGGATTCCGCCTTTCGAGTAGCCGGATTTGAGTCTAGGAAGGAATTCCCGACCAATATAGAGATATCCCCCTGCCCAAATTCGCCGCCTCCAGTTCGCTTCCCCATTTCTTCTGGTTTTGGTTTCATGGATCGGACTGACCTAGGGCATCAATATCACGGCCCTATGCGCTTCGTAGATGGAAAGTCTGATGCTCGATTCGATTCCCCTGTCTCGCCTTTCCCCTCTGTCGACCTTCCTCCGGCTCTGGCTCGTGCGAAGCAGTCGGCGGCTATTGGGCTCTCGAGACCCCGGCTGGCGAAGGCAAGGAAGCAACTTTCCTCGTCGCGAGCGAGGCCGGCTGTGGTTGCAGATACGAAGGATGGATCGGGGTTCAGTACATCCCGCTATACTGCGGCGGGGACAGCATCAGGTGCTCCTGAGAGTGATGGAGCCCAGGGGTTTCGTGAGAGGTTCGTGGGATGGAATCCGTTTGAGAGTTCAAAGTTGGATAATCTTGAGCATTCCAAGCATGGGAAGGATGCTGGTGCTTTTGTTTTTCAGAGTGGCATGGAAGCAAGCTCCAGTATCAGTCAAAGTATAGGAGAAGATCTTTCGAAGCAAGGGCGTGTTGATTATGATTCACAGCCAACAGTCAGAAATTTAGGACCTGAGAGTGTTGTAGCGGACCATGACAGAAACCGGTGTGTTGCTGCAGATGGTATGTTCACATTTGGGAATGGGTCGAAGGAAAATGTTTGTTCTGGTCAAAGTTCACCATTCATTGATCCAAACTTGGACGATTTTGCCTTGTCCAAGTCCAAAAGTGCCAGATTCGTCTATGGTGCTGGATCCTCATTAAATTTCAGCAGGAATTATACTGCCCCTCAGAATAAACCAAGCAATTTGGATCCCTTTGGATCTGTAGCTGGTgggaagaaaagttttaaacctCATTTGACTTCACCGGAGAGATCAAAACTCAGTGACCTAGATTTTAGTGCTTTTCATATAGGGACATCTAGAAGTGCAGCATTTGTTCCGGAGATAGTTAATAATCTAAAAGGACATGATCCTGACAAACTATCAAACAAAACATCTTCTGTTGTTGATAAGACACACATGGATTCTTATTCAAGTGGTCTGAGAAAAAGTGATACCATGAGCAGTAGCAAATCACAAAACCCAGGGGTTCCAGCTGTAAATACTTCTGTACCTACGAAGCTTGAAAGCACTTTCATTTTTGGGGTCAGTTCAACAAGCAATTCAGATTCAAAAGGCAGTGTTCCAGCGAATCACATGAGATCTCTAGGTAATGTGACCAATTGCAAAAGTGGTATTTATGATGAACTTCCTTCGCTATTCAGTAATAGAGTGCGGATAAGTTCTAGTTCAATTGCTTCTAATATTCCTTCATTCACTAGTCTGCATGATGACAAGGAGAAGCTGAATTTGCAAAATTATGGTGATCCTGTTGCTTCTCATTGGAGCAACCAAACTGAAGAGAAAGTGAAACACAACATTGCTAATTCTTTCATATTTGGTAATAATAAGTCTGCTTCAATTAGCCTTTGTGACAACATGGAGAAACTGAATTTGCAAAATTCTGGTGACCATGTTACTTCTCAAATGAAGAACCAAGCTGATGACTGTGGGAAGCTTAATTCtgctaatttatttctttttggtaatAACAAGGGTGCTCCTAGTTCCTCTGCTGGTAGTCCTGTCAATGCATTGGCTGAGAAGATTGATACAGTGACTATTCAGAGTCCTGTGAATGTGCTGTCGGAGAAGATTAATAAAGTGAGTATTCAGAGTATGCAAGCATCACAATCTAGTGAGGCTCTCTTCAATTTCATGAGCATGCGAGAACAAGTCGGGATGCCACACATGGAATTTAGGAGCTCAAGAACTACTGATGACATGTTGAAAGAGAATTTGTTTTCTGGACCACGGAAAAGCGCGCCATTTAGTGGAAAGAAGGCAGAATCTAAGGCTTCCCGAATGAGAAAAAGAAATGGTAAACTAAATAATCTCAGTCCACAACACCAAACCTTTGCTCAAACATTTCCCTTTGCTGAAGAAGCTTTTGAAAGTAAATATACAGACTCTGCCAATTGTTACTCACCAATGGATTACACTCCTTATCAAGAAAACCTAGTTGTTGATGCAAGTTCAAGAGAAGATTCATCACCATTATATGAATTCAACCATGTTACCGAATCTGGAACACCAATTAATACAGAAAAATCTGTTAACATAGATGAAAGCGAGAATCTTATTTCTGCTACACAATGCTTGAATATCACTGAAGATAATCTACCACATGGAGAACCTGGTCATATTAATGCCAGAGATCAATTTGACAAAGATTTTGATCTCAATACTtcagaaagttttgtttctaagcctgaaattattgatttttcttgTGAACATTGCTTTAATTCAATggaaaaggaaaatgaacttcTCAGTGAAGGATGTATTGCAGAAGCTAGTGATTGTGGGGCATGCTTTACTTTCACTTCTAGTGTAGAAAGTTTTAGAGGGTCGGATTTTACTTTTGGTTCTTCATCTTTTACTCAAGTTCCATTGTCAACCTCTAAGCATCAATATCGAAGGAAAAACAGGATGGAAGTTGTTCCTGAGGTGTCAGATTCCAATTCAAGTTCCAGTCTCTTGGGTTCCATGACAAATACTATTCCAATTGACAGCAAGTCTATGCAATCAAATAATACAAGAGAAACCAAAAATGTGGGCAATACGGAAGACAAAACAAACACAAACCTGGAGACCAAGAAAGATCTTGAAAATTATCATTCTCAAAGAGTTGCAGAACAGGAAGCCTGTGAAAGATGGAGACTTAGGTACTTTCTAAGTTTCCTATTTGTTGACTCTATGTGCTTTCATATATTTTGTATGTCAGAGGCAGCAGTCCTAGCAGTATCAGTAATTCTATGTATAACTACTGGTAACTTTGATTAATCCTATTAAAGATTAGAGGGTCTTTTGTTTCAAAAAAATGCAATCAATTAATTGCAAACTGGGAATTACATTGTTGACAATTTGGCATGCATTAGGGGCAATCAAGCTTATGCAAACGGTCATCTGCTCAAAGCTGAGGAGTATTATACACAAGGGCTGAACTCTGTgtctcataaagaacattatggaAGCTGTAATCGAGAATTGATGTTGTGCTACAGTAATCGTGCAGCTGCAAGGATGTCCCTTGGAAGGATGAGAGAAGCTCTTGATGACTGTATGCAAGCTGTTGCAATAGATTCCCACTTCCTGCGGGCTCAAGTAAGGATTGGAAAGTAAGTTGTCTTGGTTTGATTATTGATATCTTGTCTTCATATATTGTGTGCATACCCAGAATATTGAATTTTGGTTCTTCGAAACTGTACATCTCGCTTGATACTCAGTAGTTGTTGGGAATCCTTGGTTGTTAATTTAACTCATTTGAGAAGTGTGCCCATTTAATGAAATTGGTAGGCACCATAATGAAAATTGTAGATTATCTAATTATAAGGAAAATTATATCAagtcttttattttgtttctgcGTTGTTTGAAACTTCTGTttctatgaagaaattttgaaaagACGAAAAGAAACCTTTGGCATTCGATATACATTCCGCAAGACAAAATATTTTAGTGAAACTGTGAAAGCATGCACAATTAGACGAAACAAGAAGACTGACCAAGAAATCATATTAATATAAGCTTCTAGTTGTGTCTGAATTTTAAGTTGAAAGTGCAAACTAAGATATGAGAGTTAActgttaagttaaaattattttctgtCAATATAGTAGAGTGATACCAGTTAATCTTCCTACTCAGGAACTTTTCATTTTTGCCTAATCTCCACATATCAAATTACATGGTTTAGGCCATTACTACAGTATACCTTTCTTTCTATTCTTTCTAATATGATCTGGTGTTCCATATTTCCATTGTCTTTACCTGAAGATTCTGAGTGAGATGATTTCACCATTCTTTCTAATATGGTCTCGTATTCCATTTTTCCATAGTCCTTATCTGAAAGATTCCCTTgagatgatttaattttaatacttGTTGCCAAACAGCTACTTGAATACTAATTTTGCTGCAAAATACTAAGCTCCTTTGCCTATGATAGGAAATTTTAGAGGATTTTCTAGTAGCTATTTACTACTAAGCTTTTAGTTAACTAAAATTGTTTGATAGCGAGATATTTAGTGGAATAATACATTGTTGCTTTTGTCTTGCTTTATGGTAGACAAAACTATGATAATGGCTAATGTTCGTTTGACATAGTTGCTATCTCGCATTGGGAGAAGTTGATAGAGCTATGATACATTTTAAAGAATGCTTATCTTCAATGCCTAAGGGAAACCAGGATGCAAAAATATTGACCGAAGCTTCTGATGGACTTGAGAAAGCTCAGGTAGCACTTGATCTAGTTATTGCATCAAGTATTTTATAGTAGAACTTGATGTGTGATTTACGTTACATACAAAAAGTTTTATGCTTTTGAGATAGCTCTCAATAGCCCAGAAACCAACAAGGACCTGTAATCTCCGAAAGTTTTTTGGGGAGCATGATAGAGATATGGCTATGTGTGGCAGTTCTTTTTTTCAGTTTAATTTCCATGACAAATACTTGAGTAGCAGATTAAAAACCTTTCTGAAAGGAATAATTTGACCTTTTAAGATTAGATGGCAGATACAGAATATCAGGTTCTTTTGAGAAAGGATATCCTTTGGGTAAGTACCAGGATAACTTGGATGATATGGAAAATTTCATGTTTTGTTTGTCATTGCTTATTTGTGGAAAATGAAGAACAATCACCTCATATATGCTATGCAATATCCTGTATCTGAGAATCTTTTCTTATTAGTACTCCCTAGGAGCGGAGTCTAGGCAAGCTAACATGAATACTAGACTCAGCCTACAAAATTAAcgttttctatttttcttccgtCATGTTTCATTTATGCAACTATTTCGTTTATGCAACTAAAGAAATGATGATGCTAAAGATGATTATTTTCAaaccatataatttttttttaaaaatagtaataGATGGGTTTACCAGTTATATTGAAGATGAAATAATGAGCCTTTTTTTATGTATACTACTTGTAGATGATATTGTGCTAGTTGATTCAGTATAAACACAATAAACTTGGAACTTGAATTATTTAGagaaatttagaaactaatggTTTTGAGTTATGTAATTAAAATGATATCTGAGATGTGGTTTCTATTTAGCTAAAAAATAAGGGAATAATTAAGATTAGTGAACCAGAAATCCATGCAAACAGTTTTAAATATCTTCGATTCATTATCCAACTAAGAGATGTTGACGAATATATCATTGTTGATAATAATATAATAGATGAATTAGTAAAATGGTGGTATTTTATATAGTTGTGTGCCTCTTAGGCTAAAAGTACTTTATAATGCTGTTGTACACCCAACTGGTATTAGTGTTAACAGTTAGCAAACAACACAACAAAAAAATAGTGTAGCTAACATGACAATACTAAGATGGAAATTGTAAGCATATTATTAGATGAGAGCAATTAGTTGTAATTTCCAAAGATGATAAATGAAATAAAGTGTGTGAAGATTCTTGGTCTGACATGTATTGTTCTGATGTAACAGCATGTGGCCGATCATGTGGGTCACGCTGAGGAGCTTTTACATAAAAAGAAATTTGATGAAGTGACAAAGGCCTTACAACTGATCTCGGAGTCACTACTAATAAGTACACATTCAGAAAGATTG from Zingiber officinale cultivar Zhangliang chromosome 6B, Zo_v1.1, whole genome shotgun sequence carries:
- the LOC121989783 gene encoding uncharacterized protein LOC121989783 isoform X2, with protein sequence MDRTDLGHQYHGPMRFVDGKSDARFDSPVSPFPSVDLPPALARAKQSAAIGLSRPRLAKARKQLSSSRARPAVVADTKDGSGFSTSRYTAAGTASGAPESDGAQGFRERFVGWNPFESSKLDNLEHSKHGKDAGAFVFQSGMEASSSISQSIGEDLSKQGRVDYDSQPTVRNLGPESVVADHDRNRCVAADGMFTFGNGSKENVCSGQSSPFIDPNLDDFALSKSKSARFVYGAGSSLNFSRNYTAPQNKPSNLDPFGSVAGGKKSFKPHLTSPERSKLSDLDFSAFHIGTSRSAAFVPEIVNNLKGHDPDKLSNKTSSVVDKTHMDSYSSGLRKSDTMSSSKSQNPGVPAVNTSVPTKLESTFIFGVSSTSNSDSKGSVPANHMRSLGNVTNCKSGIYDELPSLFSNRVRISSSSIASNIPSFTSLHDDKEKLNLQNYGDPVASHWSNQTEEKVKHNIANSFIFGNNKSASISLCDNMEKLNLQNSGDHVTSQMKNQADDCGKLNSANLFLFGNNKGAPSSSAGSPVNALAEKIDTVTIQSPVNVLSEKINKVSIQSMQASQSSEALFNFMSMREQVGMPHMEFRSSRTTDDMLKENLFSGPRKSAPFSGKKAESKASRMRKRNGKLNNLSPQHQTFAQTFPFAEEAFESKYTDSANCYSPMDYTPYQENLVVDASSREDSSPLYEFNHVTESGTPINTEKSVNIDESENLISATQCLNITEDNLPHGEPGHINARDQFDKDFDLNTSESFVSKPEIIDFSCEHCFNSMEKENELLSEGCIAEASDCGACFTFTSSVESFRGSDFTFGSSSFTQVPLSTSKHQYRRKNRMEVVPEVSDSNSSSSLLGSMTNTIPIDSKSMQSNNTRETKNVGNTEDKTNTNLETKKDLENYHSQRVAEQEACERWRLRGNQAYANGHLLKAEEYYTQGLNSVSHKEHYGSCNRELMLCYSNRAAARMSLGRMREALDDCMQAVAIDSHFLRAQVRIGNCYLALGEVDRAMIHFKECLSSMPKGNQDAKILTEASDGLEKAQHVADHVGHAEELLHKKKFDEVTKALQLISESLLISTHSERLMEWKAEALLMIRRYEEVIKFCEQTMEHAEYNVLTSGTNGQSSKVEKPENLQDFPLGLWRLHLMAKANFFLGRLDEAFELLKKHNQRKSITDTNEPDSSTQLFATIHDLLHLKAAGNEAFKEGRHLDAIKHYSAALALNIESRPFTAICLSNRAASYQSLGQITDAIADCSLAIALDPTYPKALSRRASLYEMIKDYEQASNDLHRLVSLLQRQIKIKDNQNVCAENSDSNLSDLHHTRLRLSIAEEAARKDIPLDMHRILGIEPSSSAADIKKAYRKAALRHHPDKAGQILVRSETSERVWKEVAEEVHMDADRLFKLIGEAYTVLSDATRYKFNKI
- the LOC121989783 gene encoding uncharacterized protein LOC121989783 isoform X1 is translated as MDRTDLGHQYHGPMRFVDGKSDARFDSPVSPFPSVDLPPALARAKQSAAIGLSRPRLAKARKQLSSSRARPAVVADTKDGSGFSTSRYTAAGTASGAPESDGAQGFRERFVGWNPFESSKLDNLEHSKHGKDAGAFVFQSGMEASSSISQSIGEDLSKQGRVDYDSQPTVRNLGPESVVADHDRNRCVAADGMFTFGNGSKENVCSGQSSPFIDPNLDDFALSKSKSARFVYGAGSSLNFSRNYTAPQNKPSNLDPFGSVAGGKKSFKPHLTSPERSKLSDLDFSAFHIGTSRSAAFVPEIVNNLKGHDPDKLSNKTSSVVDKTHMDSYSSGLRKSDTMSSSKSQNPGVPAVNTSVPTKLESTFIFGVSSTSNSDSKGSVPANHMRSLGNVTNCKSGIYDELPSLFSNRVRISSSSIASNIPSFTSLHDDKEKLNLQNYGDPVASHWSNQTEEKVKHNIANSFIFGNNKSASISLCDNMEKLNLQNSGDHVTSQMKNQADDCGKLNSANLFLFGNNKGAPSSSAGSPVNALAEKIDTVTIQSPVNVLSEKINKVSIQSMQASQSSEALFNFMSMREQVGMPHMEFRSSRTTDDMLKENLFSGPRKSAPFSGKKAESKASRMRKRNGKLNNLSPQHQTFAQTFPFAEEAFESKYTDSANCYSPMDYTPYQENLVVDASSREDSSPLYEFNHVTESGTPINTEKSVNIDESENLISATQCLNITEDNLPHGEPGHINARDQFDKDFDLNTSESFVSKPEIIDFSCEHCFNSMEKENELLSEGCIAEASDCGACFTFTSSVESFRGSDFTFGSSSFTQVPLSTSKHQYRRKNRMEVVPEVSDSNSSSSLLGSMTNTIPIDSKSMQSNNTRETKNVGNTEDKTNTNLETKKDLENYHSQRVAEQEACERWRLRGNQAYANGHLLKAEEYYTQGLNSVSHKEHYGSCNRELMLCYSNRAAARMSLGRMREALDDCMQAVAIDSHFLRAQVRIGNCYLALGEVDRAMIHFKECLSSMPKGNQDAKILTEASDGLEKAQHVADHVGHAEELLHKKKFDEVTKALQLISESLLISTHSERLMEWKAEALLMIRRYEEVIKFCEQTMEHAEYNVLTSGTNGQSSKVEKPENLQDFPLGLWRLHLMAKANFFLGRLDEAFELLKKHNQRKSITDTNSNEPDSSTQLFATIHDLLHLKAAGNEAFKEGRHLDAIKHYSAALALNIESRPFTAICLSNRAASYQSLGQITDAIADCSLAIALDPTYPKALSRRASLYEMIKDYEQASNDLHRLVSLLQRQIKIKDNQNVCAENSDSNLSDLHHTRLRLSIAEEAARKDIPLDMHRILGIEPSSSAADIKKAYRKAALRHHPDKAGQILVRSETSERVWKEVAEEVHMDADRLFKLIGEAYTVLSDATRYKFNKI